One part of the Rattus rattus isolate New Zealand chromosome 14, Rrattus_CSIRO_v1, whole genome shotgun sequence genome encodes these proteins:
- the LOC116884006 gene encoding olfactory receptor 11 codes for MSWANKSIIEEFVLLGFSDQPWLKFPLFLVFLTSYIVTIFGNLSIILVSRLDPKLCTPMYFFLTNLSVIDLCYIICAVPQMLINLCSVRKVISFGGCVVQLFMFLTLGATKCVLLPVMSFDRFVAICRPLHYSIIIHQRLCLQLAAVSWIIDFGNSAWLYILTLQLPCCGHYVIDHFLCEVPALLKLSCADITANEAELFFGSVVFHLTPLTLIFISYAFIARAILKIQSAEGRQKAFGTCGSHLIVVTLFYGTAVSMYLLPPSPHSKNKRKMVSLFYGIIAPMLNPLIYTLRNKEVKEALKRLIKRLFLSKN; via the exons ATGAGTTGGGCAAACAAGAGCATCATAGAAGAGTTCGTTCTCTTAGGTTTCTCTGATCAACCATGGTTGAAGTTTCCACTCTTTTTGGTCTTCTTGACATCTTACATAGTGACTATCTTTGGAAATCTCAGCATTATTCTGGTGTCCCGTTTGGATCCCAAACTCTGCACTCCCATGTACTTCTTTTTGACTAATCTGTCAGTCATAGATCTTTGTTACATCATATGTGCAGTTCCACAAATGCTGATAAACTTATGCAGCGTTAGGAAAGTAATAAGTTTTGGGGGCTGCGTGGTCCAGCTTTTCATGTTTCTGACATTGGGTGCTACCAAGTGTGTTCTACTGCCAGTCATGTCCTTTGACAGGTTTGTAGCCATATGTAGGCCTCTCCACTACTC AATCATCATACACCAGAGGCTCTGCCTTCAATTGGCAGCTGTATCCTGGATCATTGACTTTGGAAACTCGGCGTGGCTGTACATCTTAACTCTCCAGTTGCCATGCTGTGGCCACTATGTCATAGATCACTTTCTCTGTGAAGTGCCTGCACTGCTCAAGTTGTCCTGTGCTGATATAACAGCAAATGAAGCTGAACTGTTCTTTGGGAGTGTGGTCTTCCACCTAACACCTCTGACTCTCATCTTTATATCATATGCATTTATAGCCCGTGCAATTTTGAAAATCCAATCTGCTGAAGGTCGACAAAAGGCATTTGGGACCTGTGGCTCCCATCTAATAGTAGTAACACTGTTTTATGGTACAGCTGTCTCCATGTAcctactaccaccatcaccacactccaagaacaagagaaagatgGTTTCACTTTTCTATGGAATTATCGCCCCCATGCTGAACCCCCTTATCTATACCCTCAGGAACAAAGAGGTAAAGGAAGCCTTGAAAAGGTTAATCAAGAGACTCTTCTTAAGCAAGAACTAA